AACCTCTTCTTCTTCGTTTTCATCAAAACCAGAACCTAGTTGTAAAACAGGTGCTGAAATTTGATTTTCATCAAAAGTAATAGGTTCTATTTCTAAACGTTTCCAAAAATTATCTTTATGCTTACTTTCAACATCTTCTAATCCTTTCAAATAAGCTTGTTCACCGTTAAAAAGTATGTTATATTTTGTAGTAAGTGCGTGAAAGTTTCGATTTAAAAACGCATCTTTTTTCACACTACAAGAGTATATTGTAGCTAAAATCAGATTAAAAACTAAAAATTTCGATAGTTTATTCATATAGTTACGCTTTTACTGTACAACAAGTATATTCATAATTTTATTGTACGTAAAAGCGTAAAAATAGCAATAAAAAGATAACTTTCAGTTACCTTATTAAATTTATACACCATCAAATAATTATTTCACGTTAAAAGCTCATATAATTATAAGTATAATTTTTTATCAGAAAAAACATAAGAAAAATAATTTGAAGCAATTTCCCGCTTTCCGCACTCGCTTCTGGCTAAAAAAAGCCAAAGAGCTCAAACAAATGCTTCAATCGGGGCTAGGCATTTTTACTCTAATTTTAACTATTAGATATAGTTGTTTATCTATTTTTAAAATCAAAAAAAGCATCAATTTAAAATTGATGCTTTTTGAATATTATTATTTAAACTATAATTATTTTATTTTCATTGATTTTGCGATTGCTTCTAATTCAAACAAAAAATCACGTTTATTTACAGAAGGTGCATAAGTGAATCCTTCAAAAATAACCAAACGATTATTTTTCTTATCAATTATAGTATAATTAACAAATGGTCCTGCCATAAAATCATTTTTAACTTCCCATTTCCCACGAGTTTCATATGCTTTTTTACCATCAATTATAGCATCAAAAGTAAAAGGTGTGTATGCTTGTTCGGTAATCATATACATACCTTCTTTACTTCCTGGTATGTGTTTTTTACCAATAGTATCACGTACTGCTGTAATATTATCAGCAACTGTATTTTCATCAACTAAAGGAATCGTATAAATTAAAACATTATTCGTACCATCTCCTCGAGCAATACCGCTTCTTAAATGCTGACGAAACCAGATAAAATCTCCAGAATCTTCTACCAATCTGAATCGCTTAGGAATATCAATAGTTAATCCAATATTTTTAATTGTTTTAAATCCTGTTTCATCGATACGTTCTTTTTTAAAGATTCGCTGTGTAAACCTAACATCCTCATCTTTAAATAATTGAATAATCTCTTTACCTCTTTTATCTAACATATTTAAAATACCAGCTTCGTTCTTAGCCGTAGCATGTACTATAATTTGAGGTTGTGCATATCTATCTTTTTCAACAGTAATACTTTCTTTAGCTCCTTTTTTGATAATTAAAACAGCTTTTCCATGTCGCATAAAACTACTAAAACCACTAGGATCTATTTGGCTAACCGACAATAATGTTTCTGGCTGTGGCAATCCTACTTGATGCTCACCAAACACGGTACGTATTTGATTACCTATTTTACCTTGCCAATCTTCTCCTTTTACAACCACCATTATTTTATTGGTGTTACCGTTAGATGTTGGTAAAATGTAGCCTTCATTACCTGTTTTGCATGATATCATTAAAAACATCAAAAAAAGCAAGCCTATTATTTTTTTCATAATTTGTAGTTTTTATAACTTTTAAAAATATGTTATATAGTAAGTTTTAGAATGATTTTTTTTTTAAAATACTAGCCTTTAAAAATTTTAAGTTTCATTCCTAATTTTAGTTTTTTTACACTCCAAATATTGTTCCACTTTTTAATTTGGTCAATAGAAACAGATGGGAATTTTTTTGATATTGTCCATAATGAATCTCCACTTTTAACAACATATATCTTATGTGGTCCTTTTGGAAGTTTATGTTTTTTTCTTGATACTTTTTTTTGAGCAACTAATTTCTTCGGATAAATAACTAAAGATTGTCCTATTTTCAAACGATGATTTCGTATTCCGTTCCAACGCTTAATTTGGCTTACTTTTACCCCAAATTTATTTGCTATTTTCCCTAAATAATCACCATTTTGTACTTTGTAGCGTGTACGTTTATCTGTCTCAAAATACTTGGTTAATGGCTTTTCTCTTTTTCCATCTTCTTCATTTGCTAGCACATAAATATCTTCTTCTTTATCTAAAAAGTCAATCATGTTTTTTCGAGGCAAACGAACTGCATAATTTTTATCTTTTACATAAGGAATCACATCTAATTTATACGATGGATTTAAAAACGATAATAAATCTGTATCAATATTTGTTTTTGCTGAAATCTGATCAAAAGTAACCGTTCTTTTTACTTGAATTGTATCTGTTTCAAAATGATAAATATTTGGTGGTTCAGGATAAATATTATGTGCATCAGCATATTCAAAAATATACATGGTTGCATAAAATGCAGGAACATAACTTGCTGTTTCACGAGGCAAATACGGACGAATATTCCAATAATTTCGATAACCTCCAGAACGTTTTATTGCTTTTGAAACATTTCCAGGTCCTGAATTATAAGCTGCCAAGGCTAAATCCCAATCGCCAAAAATTTTATGTAAATGACTTAAATATTTACACGCTGCAATTGTTGCTTTTACTGGGTTTTGACGTTCATCAACATATGAATTTACTTTTAAATCAAACTCAACTCCTGTTCCATACATAAATTGCCATAAACCTGTTGCGCCTACTCTAGAACGAGCCGCAGGGCGTAAAGCAGATTCTACAATCGCTAAATATTTCATTTCTAACGGAACATCAAACTGATCTAAATACTGTTCAAACATCGGAAAATAATATTGTGCCTTTGCCATTAAAGCAGGATAATATTTTGTTCGATATTTTAAATAACTATTAATTACTTTTTCTAAAGATGGATTGTAAGCTAAATGAAATGGTGTTTTTAAATTCAAATCATTCAAGCGTGTTTTTAATAAATCCGTAGAAAGCATTAATGTTGTATTACCAATAATATCTTTATCATCAATTACATATTGAATACTATCAAATGATGATGCATTGAATTTTTTCTGAATCAATAAACTATCTACTTTTCTCAAATCTGCATCTGAAAAACAAGCATAAATCTTTTTTATTTTGATAGTATCTTTTACTATAGAATCTGTTGCTATAAAACTAGAATCAATCGCAATTGCTGTATTTTCTACAGGAACAAAAACACTATCAACAGGTTCTTGTGCAAAGATTGATACCGTAAAAAAAAGTAGTATTAGTAAATTTTTCATGTTTGATTTATAAGTTTAATTCAACAACAATCGGGCAATGGTCAGAATGTTTTGCTTCTGGTAAAATGTAAGCTCTTGATATTTTATCTTTCAAAGGTTCAGCAACCATTGCATAATCTAAACGCCAACCTTTATTGTTTGCTCTCGAATTTGCTCGATAACTCCACCAAGAATATTCTTGTTTTTCAGGATTTAAAAATCGAAAACTATCTGTAAATCCCGTTTTTATAAACTCACTAAACCAAGTTCTTTCTTCAGGTAAAAACCCAGAAACACCTTTCATTTTCGGATTATGAATATCGATAGCTTCACGACAAATATTATAATCGCCACAAATAACTAAATTTGGAATTTCTTGTTTTAAATTATTGATGTATTCTTGAAATTCATCCATATAATTTAATTTAAAATTCAAGCGTTCAGAATTTGTTCCTGACGGAAGATATAAACTCATTACAGAAACTTCATCAAAATCTACACGCAAATTTCTTCCTTCAAAATCCATGCTTTCAATTCCTGTTCCATATTCAATATGATTTGGTTTTTCTTTACAAAAAATTGCGACAGATGAATAGCCTTTTTTTTGTGCTGAAAACCAATAATGATACGGATATCCTGCATTTTCAAAATCCGTTACATCTAACTGTTCTTTATGAGCTTTGGTTTCTTGAATACAAATTACATCAGGATTTTCAGCTTGTAACCAGTCGATAAATCCTTTTTTTAAAGCGGCTCTAATTCCGTTTACGTTGTATGATATTATTTTCATTAATCTAAAAATATAGGGTTTTTAAGAAAAATCCATGTTAATTGTTTTCTGTCTCCCGTTGGTGTTTGAATTATTTTTTTTCTTGGTGATAAAACATAAGCTAAAGCAATTGCGACACCTATTCTTATCCAAGATTCTTGAACAAGAAATACTTTATCTAGCATAAAAATAAAAAACACTATTAATAATGGATAAATAGCTAAATAAAACTTTTTAAAATACTTCATATTAAATATCCATTTCAGGAATTTCTCCTTCTACTATTAAAGTTGCTTCGGTGGCATTTTTTATTTCATCAACAGAAACACCAGGAGCTCTTTCTAATAAATAAAATGCGTTATTTTTCACTTCTAATACCGCTAAATTTGTAACTACTTTTGTTACACAACCAACGCCAGTTAAAGGCAAAGAACATTTTTTTAATATTTTAGAAGCACCACGTTTATTAGTGTGCATCATTGCTACAATAATATTTTCTGCCGATGCTACTAAATCCATTGCTCCGCCCATTCCTTTTACCATTTTTCCAGGAATTTTCCAATTGGCAATATCTCCATTTTGAGCAACTTCCATTGCTCCTAAAACAGTTAATTGCACGTGTTTTCCACGGATCATAGCAAAACTTGTAGCTGAATCAAAAATAGATCCACCATCTAAAACTGTAACAGTTTGTTTTCCTGCGTTTATTAAATCAGCATCTTCAGTTCCTTCGATAGGAAATCCGCCCATTCCTAGTAATCCGTTTTCCGATTGAAATTCAACTTCAATTCCTTTAGGAATATAATTAGCTACTAACGTAGGAATTCCTATTCCTAAATTAACATACCATTTATCTTGTAATTCTTTTGCTATTCGCTGTGCTATTTGTTCTTTTGATAAAGCCATTTTTTACAGTTTAGGAGTTACAGTTCGTTGTTCAATTCTTTTTTCATATTTTTCTCCTTGAAAAATACGCTGTACAAAAATACCTGGAATATGTATTTGATTTGGGTCAAGTGTTCCTGCAGGAACTAACTCTTCAACCTCAGCAATAGTTATGGTTGCTGCACCACACATATTCGGATTAAAATTACGAGCAGTTCCTTTAAAAATTAAATTACCTGCTGTATCTCCTTTCCATGCTTTTACAAAGGCAAAATCTGCTTTAAAAGCAGATTCTAACACGTACATTTTGCCATCAAATTCACGAGTTTCTTTTCCTTCTGCAACTTCCGTTCCATAACCTGCAGGAGTATAAAATGCAGGAAAACCTGCTTGTGCTGCTCTACATTTTTCGGCTAAAGTTCCTTGAGGCGTTAATTCTACTTCTAACTCACCAGAAAGCATTTGACGTTCAAATTCATCATTTTCTCCTACATACGAAGAAATCATTTTTTTAATTTGTTTATTTTGAAGTAATAAACCTAAGCCAAAATTATCTACACCTGCATTATTAGAAATACATGTTACCTCTCTAACATTTAATTTCACTAATTGGGCAATAGCATTTTCTGGTATTCCACACAAACCGAAACCTCCTAACATAAAAGTCATTCCGCTTTTTACACCAACAAGTGCATCTTCTACGCTATTTACTTTTTTATTTATCATATTAGTTATTTGTTATCTGTTAAAAAAACTCTTAGTTTATTCTCTAAAAAATATTTTAATTAAAAATCAGTATCTCCGTCTTCTTTTTTATCATCATCACCATCATCGCTATTTTTTACTTCATTACAATTAATAGTAATTGTTAATTCCTCTGATGGTTTTTCAAAATCTTGTTTACTTATATTTAATGTTTTATCAGCATAACATTTTTGCATAAATAATCCCCAAGTAGGTAATGACATTGTTGCTCCTTGACCTAAAGCTATTCCTTTAAAATGGGTTGCTCTATCTTCACCACCTGTCCAAACACCTGTTGCTAAATTAGGAACAACTCCCATAAACCAACCATCAGATTGATTTTGAGTAGTTCCTGTTTTTCCTGCTATTGGATTCGTAAATTTATAAGGAAAACCTGTTGTAGCATCTTTTCTTCTAGTCCAGCCAGAGCGTAATCGTGCACCTGAACCCGATTGTGTAACTCCTTTTAATAAATCTAATACCACATAAGCTGATTCTTCACTTAAAACTTCTTTTGTTTTAGGTACAAAATCTTCTAAAACAGTTCCATTTTTATCTTCAATCCTAGTAATCATCATTGGACTAACACGTAATCCTTTATTTGCAAAAGTTGAATATGCACTTACCATTTCTATTAATGATAAATCAACTGCGCCTAAAGCAATAGATGGATTTGGGTCAATTTCTGATTTTATTCCTGCTGATTCAGCTAAACGTGCCACGTTTACAGGTGATACTTTATCTATCAATCGAGCTGTTATTACGTTTACAGAACGTGCTAAAGCCTCTTTTAATGTTAATTCACCACCATATTTATTGCTCGCATTTTCAGGTGTCCAATCTTTTGGCATTCCATATTTTTCCTTTGGAATCGTGTATAAAATATTAGGTAATTTATCACAAGGCGACATTTTTAATTGATTAATCGCTGTTGCATATACAAAAGGTTTAAAGGTAGAACCTACTTGACGTTTTTGTTGTTCTACTGCGTCATATTTAAAATATTTATGACTGATACCTCCTACCCAAGCTTTAATATGTCCCGTTTGAGGTTCAATAGAAACCAAACCAGAACGTAAAAAATGCTTATAATAACGAATAGAATCATAAGGAGTCATAACTGTATCACGATCGCCTTTCCATGAAAACACACGCATATCTGTATCAGTATTAAAAGATTTTTCAATTTCTTTTTCACTTTTTCCTGCTGCTTTCATTCGTTTATAACGTGTTGAGCTTCGTTTTCCTCTTTTTAAAATATTTAAAACTTGAGATTTTTCTAAATCATAAAAAGGCGCATTTTTATTTTTCTTTTGTTCTTTAAAGAAAAATGATTGCAAATTAGCCACGTGTTCACTACTTGCTTCCTCTGCATATCTTTGCATACGAGAATCAATAGTAACATGTATTTTTAAGCCATCTTTATAAATATTATAAAACTCTCCGTTTTCTTTTGGATTTTCTTTTGCCCATTTTTTTAAACGTTGTTTTAAATTTTCTCTAAAATAAGTTGCCAATCCATCACTATGACTTTCTGGTGTAAAATTTATTTTTAAAGGTAATTTTTGTAACGAATCTTTTTCTTTCTCTGTAATAATATCATTTTTTGCCATTTGAGCAAAAACAACATTCCTACGCTGTAAAGATTTCTTTTTAGAACGCTCTCTATGCGGATTATACTGTCTAGGGTTTTTTAACATTGCAACTAAAATAGCAGCTTCTTGTATATCTAATTCCTTTGGTTCTTTACCAAAATAAATACGTGTTGCCGAACGAATACCTGTAGCGTTAAAAAGAAATCCTTGCGTATTTAAATACATCGTTGCAATTTCTGCTTTGGTATATTGACGCTCAAGTTTTATAGCAACTACCCATTCTTTCAATTTTTGAGAAAGACGCTTAAATATATTACTAGATCCACCTTTATTAAAAAGGTTTTTAGCTAATTGCTGAGTAATTGTACTTGCACCTCCTTTTCTACCTAAATTTGAAACAGCTCTTGCTGTACCATAAAAATCAATACCTGAATGTTCGTAAAAACGTTCATCTTCAGTAGCTACTAAAGCTTTTATTAAAACCTCAGGTAAATCTTTATATTCAATAGGTGTTCTATTTGCTTTCACATAATATTTCCCTAATGTTTTTCCATCTGAAGAAATAACTTCTGTAGCTAAATCACTTTTAGGATTTTCTAATTCTTCAAAAGAAGGTAATTCACCAAAAGTACCTAAAGAAGCTAATAAAAATAATAGTCCTACAAAAAGGAATCCACTTAATAATATACCCCAAAAACATTTGATATATCCACTAAAATTAGTTGTTTTATGCTCTGTCATTATTATCTTTTTTCAATTCTAAATCCAACTTGAGATATTCCTTCAAGTTCTTTAATTCCTTCAATTTTACCATTTTTTCTCATAGCTTGTGTAACCTTAAAAGTGTATGTTCCTGTGTTTGGAAATAATATATTTTCTTTATAAAAAAGTTTATTTTCTTTGATGCCCGAAATTCCTTTACCTAAAAACTTACCTGTTACATCTGCCATATCATACTCTAAAGTATCAATAACTATCTGCCCATCAGGAAACCGTAATTGTGTTATCAAAAATAAATTACTATATGCATAGTCTTCATTATTTCTAAGATTTATAAAAAGATTTTTCTTGTTTATCGAATCATTCACATCAAAAATAAATGTAACTGCGTTATTTTTATTCCACGAACCTTCTGGTAACGTAATATACGCATCATAAACACTCTTTGAATCACAAGATATGATTGCAAAGACAGCTAAAAAAAATATAACTATATTATTCCTTTTCATTTTTTGTATCGTTATTTTTAGTAGGCTCTTTTGATGTTTCAGGACTTTTTATTTTAGAGGATACTTTTGACATAGGTTTTCTAGTATCCACAGTTTTTTCATCAATATTATTTTTTACAGCTCTTTTTTCGGGAGTTCTTTGAGGTCTTCGTTTTGGTTGACCTTCTACTGACTGATTTCCCTCTTTTTTATTAGCAGGTGCTCTTTGAGGTCTTCTTTTAGGTTGACCTTCTACTGGCTGATTTCCTTCTCTTTTATTAACAGGTGCTCTTTGAGGTCTTCTTTTAGGTTGACCTTCTATTGGCTGATTTCCTTCTCTTTTATTAGCAGGTGCTCTTTGAGGTCTTTTATTTGGCTGTGTTTTAACAATTGAATTACCTTCTCTTTTATTAGTAGGTGCTCTTTGAGGTCTTTTATTTGGCTGTGTTTTAACAATTGAATTACCTTCTCTTTTATTATCAGGTGCTCTTTGAGGTCTTTTATTTGGCTGTGTTTTAACAATTGAATTACCTTCTCTTTTATTATCAGGTGCTCTTTGAGGTCTTTTATTTGGCTGTGTTTTAACAATTGAATTACCTTCTCTTTTATTAGCAGATGCTCTTTGAGGTCTTTTGTTTGGTTGTATTTTTACTGGTAAATTACCTCCTTTTTTTGCTACTGATTTTCTTGATTTTGACCTCGAATTATTACGAGATTTCTTAGGTGTATCAAAACGGGTTAAACTATCTTGACCTACTACATTTTCAAAATCAACAATTGGCTGTACAGTTATCTCTAACTCATACTCATCTAAAGGTAAAGCAAGTTCATTATTTTGATTCAAAATAATAATTTCTTGTACTTGTTCTAACGATAATCTAAACCACTTAAAACTTTCTTCTTTATAAGTATACCAAACTATTTTTTTAAAAATATCCATCTTTACAAAAACAGCATCTCCTTTTTCAGTTTTAAGTATTTTATCTTGCTTCGGGAAACTTTTTAAAGCATCTAAATACGTATCTAATTCAAAATTTAAACAACATTTTAATTTACCACATTGTCCTGCTAATTTTAGCGGATTTAACGATAATTGTTGATATCTTGCTGCTGCAGTATTTACTTTTCTAAAGTCTGT
The Tenacibaculum pacificus DNA segment above includes these coding regions:
- a CDS encoding DUF4837 family protein, producing MKKIIGLLFLMFLMISCKTGNEGYILPTSNGNTNKIMVVVKGEDWQGKIGNQIRTVFGEHQVGLPQPETLLSVSQIDPSGFSSFMRHGKAVLIIKKGAKESITVEKDRYAQPQIIVHATAKNEAGILNMLDKRGKEIIQLFKDEDVRFTQRIFKKERIDETGFKTIKNIGLTIDIPKRFRLVEDSGDFIWFRQHLRSGIARGDGTNNVLIYTIPLVDENTVADNITAVRDTIGKKHIPGSKEGMYMITEQAYTPFTFDAIIDGKKAYETRGKWEVKNDFMAGPFVNYTIIDKKNNRLVIFEGFTYAPSVNKRDFLFELEAIAKSMKIK
- a CDS encoding lytic transglycosylase domain-containing protein; this translates as MKNLLILLFFTVSIFAQEPVDSVFVPVENTAIAIDSSFIATDSIVKDTIKIKKIYACFSDADLRKVDSLLIQKKFNASSFDSIQYVIDDKDIIGNTTLMLSTDLLKTRLNDLNLKTPFHLAYNPSLEKVINSYLKYRTKYYPALMAKAQYYFPMFEQYLDQFDVPLEMKYLAIVESALRPAARSRVGATGLWQFMYGTGVEFDLKVNSYVDERQNPVKATIAACKYLSHLHKIFGDWDLALAAYNSGPGNVSKAIKRSGGYRNYWNIRPYLPRETASYVPAFYATMYIFEYADAHNIYPEPPNIYHFETDTIQVKRTVTFDQISAKTNIDTDLLSFLNPSYKLDVIPYVKDKNYAVRLPRKNMIDFLDKEEDIYVLANEEDGKREKPLTKYFETDKRTRYKVQNGDYLGKIANKFGVKVSQIKRWNGIRNHRLKIGQSLVIYPKKLVAQKKVSRKKHKLPKGPHKIYVVKSGDSLWTISKKFPSVSIDQIKKWNNIWSVKKLKLGMKLKIFKG
- a CDS encoding exodeoxyribonuclease III; the encoded protein is MKIISYNVNGIRAALKKGFIDWLQAENPDVICIQETKAHKEQLDVTDFENAGYPYHYWFSAQKKGYSSVAIFCKEKPNHIEYGTGIESMDFEGRNLRVDFDEVSVMSLYLPSGTNSERLNFKLNYMDEFQEYINNLKQEIPNLVICGDYNICREAIDIHNPKMKGVSGFLPEERTWFSEFIKTGFTDSFRFLNPEKQEYSWWSYRANSRANNKGWRLDYAMVAEPLKDKISRAYILPEAKHSDHCPIVVELNL
- a CDS encoding 3-oxoacid CoA-transferase subunit B produces the protein MALSKEQIAQRIAKELQDKWYVNLGIGIPTLVANYIPKGIEVEFQSENGLLGMGGFPIEGTEDADLINAGKQTVTVLDGGSIFDSATSFAMIRGKHVQLTVLGAMEVAQNGDIANWKIPGKMVKGMGGAMDLVASAENIIVAMMHTNKRGASKILKKCSLPLTGVGCVTKVVTNLAVLEVKNNAFYLLERAPGVSVDEIKNATEATLIVEGEIPEMDI
- a CDS encoding CoA transferase subunit A, whose amino-acid sequence is MINKKVNSVEDALVGVKSGMTFMLGGFGLCGIPENAIAQLVKLNVREVTCISNNAGVDNFGLGLLLQNKQIKKMISSYVGENDEFERQMLSGELEVELTPQGTLAEKCRAAQAGFPAFYTPAGYGTEVAEGKETREFDGKMYVLESAFKADFAFVKAWKGDTAGNLIFKGTARNFNPNMCGAATITIAEVEELVPAGTLDPNQIHIPGIFVQRIFQGEKYEKRIEQRTVTPKL
- a CDS encoding transglycosylase domain-containing protein, which produces MTEHKTTNFSGYIKCFWGILLSGFLFVGLLFLLASLGTFGELPSFEELENPKSDLATEVISSDGKTLGKYYVKANRTPIEYKDLPEVLIKALVATEDERFYEHSGIDFYGTARAVSNLGRKGGASTITQQLAKNLFNKGGSSNIFKRLSQKLKEWVVAIKLERQYTKAEIATMYLNTQGFLFNATGIRSATRIYFGKEPKELDIQEAAILVAMLKNPRQYNPHRERSKKKSLQRRNVVFAQMAKNDIITEKEKDSLQKLPLKINFTPESHSDGLATYFRENLKQRLKKWAKENPKENGEFYNIYKDGLKIHVTIDSRMQRYAEEASSEHVANLQSFFFKEQKKNKNAPFYDLEKSQVLNILKRGKRSSTRYKRMKAAGKSEKEIEKSFNTDTDMRVFSWKGDRDTVMTPYDSIRYYKHFLRSGLVSIEPQTGHIKAWVGGISHKYFKYDAVEQQKRQVGSTFKPFVYATAINQLKMSPCDKLPNILYTIPKEKYGMPKDWTPENASNKYGGELTLKEALARSVNVITARLIDKVSPVNVARLAESAGIKSEIDPNPSIALGAVDLSLIEMVSAYSTFANKGLRVSPMMITRIEDKNGTVLEDFVPKTKEVLSEESAYVVLDLLKGVTQSGSGARLRSGWTRRKDATTGFPYKFTNPIAGKTGTTQNQSDGWFMGVVPNLATGVWTGGEDRATHFKGIALGQGATMSLPTWGLFMQKCYADKTLNISKQDFEKPSEELTITINCNEVKNSDDGDDDKKEDGDTDF
- a CDS encoding gliding motility lipoprotein GldH is translated as MKRNNIVIFFLAVFAIISCDSKSVYDAYITLPEGSWNKNNAVTFIFDVNDSINKKNLFINLRNNEDYAYSNLFLITQLRFPDGQIVIDTLEYDMADVTGKFLGKGISGIKENKLFYKENILFPNTGTYTFKVTQAMRKNGKIEGIKELEGISQVGFRIEKR